One part of the Candidatus Thermoplasmatota archaeon genome encodes these proteins:
- a CDS encoding response regulator, translated as MKKDILVVDDDIDILKSIKNVCEHEGFTVTTAANGYECIDKIAKGFRGIILIDIMMPYMDGWQTIKNLVNNGLAENIAIIIMTAIGTADHKKMKGLEPYIYDYIAKPFNIHDLLRTIEKAQAQ; from the coding sequence ATGAAAAAAGATATCCTTGTTGTTGATGATGATATCGACATCTTGAAATCAATAAAAAATGTCTGCGAACACGAAGGATTCACAGTCACAACCGCAGCAAATGGATATGAATGCATCGACAAAATTGCAAAAGGATTCCGAGGAATAATCCTGATTGACATCATGATGCCATATATGGATGGATGGCAAACGATTAAAAATCTTGTAAATAACGGATTAGCAGAAAACATTGCAATCATTATTATGACTGCAATTGGAACAGCAGATCATAAAAAGATGAAGGGACTTGAGCCTTATATCTACGATTATATTGCTAAACCTTTCAATATACATGATCTCCTAAGAACCATTGAAAAAGCACAAGCCCAATAA